In Stieleria varia, one genomic interval encodes:
- a CDS encoding NAD-dependent epimerase/dehydratase family protein, translated as MRVIVTGSSGLIGSAAVRHWDAAGDEVIGIDNDMRATFFGAAGSTKWNQSRLESETKNFRTVSIDIRDKDKILDLFKNETPDLIIHCAAQPSHDKAAAIPFLDFEVNANGTLNLLEATRQFAPDAVFCHMSTNKVYGDAPNELPLKELDTRWEYARDEDYDGIDESCRIDQTMHSLFGASKTAADVLAQEYGRYFGLKTGVFRGGCLTGASHSGVELHGFLSYLVHVAVTGKPYTIFGYKGKQVRDQIECSDVVKAFEAFSKNPRPGEVYNIGGGRDNAASVLECISMIEEIGGHKINYALGDDNRKGDHICYISNLAKLRRDYPDWDIRVSLHDILTQMIQAEEQKQAVATS; from the coding sequence ATGCGAGTGATTGTGACGGGATCCAGCGGTTTGATCGGTTCGGCAGCGGTGCGTCATTGGGATGCCGCGGGCGACGAAGTCATCGGGATCGACAACGACATGCGAGCCACCTTCTTTGGCGCCGCAGGCAGCACCAAGTGGAATCAAAGTCGGCTTGAGTCCGAGACAAAGAATTTTCGCACCGTGTCAATCGACATTCGCGACAAAGACAAGATCTTGGACTTGTTCAAGAACGAAACACCCGATCTGATCATTCACTGCGCGGCGCAACCGTCGCACGACAAAGCTGCCGCGATCCCGTTCCTGGACTTCGAAGTCAACGCGAACGGAACGCTGAACTTGTTGGAAGCCACCCGGCAATTCGCACCTGACGCCGTGTTCTGTCACATGAGCACCAACAAGGTTTACGGTGACGCGCCCAACGAACTGCCGCTGAAAGAACTCGACACGCGATGGGAGTACGCTCGCGACGAAGACTATGACGGGATCGATGAGTCGTGCCGCATCGACCAGACCATGCACTCTTTGTTCGGTGCCAGCAAGACCGCCGCCGACGTGTTGGCTCAAGAATACGGTCGCTACTTTGGACTCAAGACCGGTGTGTTCCGCGGCGGCTGTTTGACCGGTGCCAGCCACAGCGGCGTCGAACTTCACGGATTCCTCAGCTATCTCGTTCACGTCGCCGTGACCGGCAAGCCCTACACGATCTTTGGCTACAAAGGAAAACAGGTTCGCGATCAGATCGAATGCAGCGATGTGGTCAAAGCCTTTGAAGCGTTCTCAAAGAATCCACGACCGGGCGAGGTGTACAACATCGGCGGCGGACGCGACAACGCAGCCAGCGTGCTGGAATGCATCTCGATGATCGAAGAAATCGGCGGACACAAAATCAACTACGCGCTCGGCGATGACAATCGCAAAGGCGATCACATTTGCTACATCAGCAACCTCGCAAAACTTCGTCGCGACTATCCCGACTGGGACATCCGCGTCTCGCTCCATGACATCCTGACCCAGATGATTCAAGCCGAAGAGCAAAAGCAAGCCGTCGCCACGTCGTAG
- a CDS encoding flotillin-like FloA family protein has protein sequence MITLQANGISTPILIVGIVFLIVNLIFLAILVSLLRPWFRAFLSGTPISLMRIVGMRFRRTNVALVVDQGIAAQQAGCPISWPELEVAHLAGIDLEKAVLAYITSRKRDMNYTFQEIVDAARESRLEKLLR, from the coding sequence ATGATAACACTGCAAGCCAACGGAATCTCCACTCCGATTCTGATCGTCGGCATCGTGTTCCTGATCGTCAATTTGATCTTCTTGGCGATCTTGGTTTCGCTGCTGCGACCTTGGTTTCGTGCATTCTTAAGTGGCACGCCGATCTCACTGATGCGAATCGTGGGGATGAGATTTCGCAGAACCAATGTTGCTTTGGTGGTTGACCAAGGCATTGCGGCACAACAAGCAGGCTGCCCCATTTCATGGCCCGAACTGGAGGTGGCACACTTGGCAGGGATCGACTTAGAGAAAGCCGTGCTCGCCTACATCACGTCGCGAAAACGAGACATGAACTACACCTTCCAGGAAATCGTTGACGCCGCACGAGAGTCACGTCTGGAAAAGCTGCTCCGCTGA
- a CDS encoding Gfo/Idh/MocA family protein produces MKNIKRRQFLAQSSAVAVSAAAVLPRSGSGQDSPAEKLNLAVIGCTNQGGAIGSQAIKNSLTHCVALCDVVPSRAEGLKAKMKGQCDDAVVFDDFREMFTKMAGKIDVCTIGVPDHAHFPIAMLAMSLGINVYVEKPLAHTFEECELLMAAEQKYNVKCQMGNQGHSSNQRLQFQSWVDAGIIKNVRRVDACMNKGRRWHPWGDIQSFPAAEKMPQGMNWDVWAGTAPKHPYNGKYDPGNWRGWYDYGNGAFGDWGPHTLDTVHRFLKLGLPHEIRAEKIEKPNEFIFPHATTIAFDFAERGPDMPAMTINWYDGVKNRPASAEDVDIPSCGKAIFSDDLTFVGGTHSASLKIVGGERQDDVKASLPELPESETSTNHMNNFLRAAAGLDSYCNSSFAVSGPLTQVFMLGCIAQRLGENLQFDTKTKQITNNARANELLKGHAPRPGWEEYYKLA; encoded by the coding sequence ATGAAAAACATCAAACGTCGCCAGTTTTTGGCCCAATCCTCAGCCGTAGCCGTCTCTGCAGCAGCTGTACTTCCCCGGTCCGGCTCCGGACAGGACTCTCCTGCTGAGAAACTGAACTTGGCGGTGATCGGATGCACGAATCAAGGGGGAGCGATTGGGTCACAAGCGATCAAGAATAGCTTGACACACTGCGTCGCCCTGTGTGACGTCGTTCCTTCACGGGCCGAGGGGCTGAAGGCGAAGATGAAGGGGCAGTGTGACGATGCGGTTGTCTTCGACGATTTTCGCGAGATGTTCACCAAGATGGCCGGCAAGATCGATGTCTGCACCATCGGCGTTCCTGATCACGCGCACTTTCCCATCGCGATGCTTGCGATGTCCCTGGGAATCAACGTCTATGTCGAGAAACCTCTGGCTCACACATTCGAAGAATGCGAACTGCTGATGGCGGCCGAGCAGAAGTACAACGTCAAGTGCCAGATGGGCAACCAGGGACACTCCAGCAATCAAAGATTGCAGTTCCAGTCCTGGGTGGACGCGGGGATCATCAAGAATGTTCGCCGTGTCGATGCGTGCATGAACAAAGGACGACGCTGGCATCCGTGGGGTGACATCCAGTCCTTTCCAGCCGCGGAGAAAATGCCCCAAGGTATGAACTGGGATGTCTGGGCCGGGACGGCGCCCAAGCACCCGTACAACGGCAAATACGATCCTGGCAATTGGCGAGGCTGGTATGACTATGGAAACGGTGCGTTCGGCGACTGGGGACCTCACACCTTGGACACCGTGCATCGATTCTTGAAGCTTGGATTGCCACATGAGATACGAGCAGAAAAAATCGAGAAACCAAACGAGTTCATCTTTCCACACGCAACGACGATCGCGTTTGATTTTGCGGAGCGGGGCCCGGACATGCCTGCGATGACGATCAACTGGTACGACGGAGTCAAGAACCGGCCAGCCAGTGCGGAGGATGTGGATATCCCGAGCTGCGGCAAAGCGATCTTCAGCGACGACCTGACCTTCGTCGGTGGAACACACAGTGCTTCGCTAAAGATTGTCGGCGGCGAAAGGCAAGACGACGTCAAAGCGAGTTTGCCCGAGTTGCCCGAAAGCGAAACATCAACCAATCACATGAACAATTTCTTGCGAGCCGCGGCCGGATTGGATTCTTACTGCAACTCTTCGTTCGCAGTGTCTGGACCACTGACGCAGGTCTTTATGCTCGGTTGCATCGCCCAGCGTTTGGGAGAGAACCTGCAGTTCGACACAAAGACAAAGCAGATCACCAACAACGCGAGAGCCAACGAGTTGCTCAAGGGACATGCACCACGTCCGGGTTGGGAAGAGTACTACAAGCTGGCATAG
- a CDS encoding DNA integrity scanning protein DisA nucleotide-binding domain protein, whose product MATQRLTKHNAQMLRASLSLVKSLDADALLILLEGSTDWQRIAEMAKEEQITETVVVAVDSPDDLDGAAEAGLKPLALNKEKAPLLERLQHALLEAAADELIKINDEVVALYGGFQQGRLDSISHLKLDERMRRLSSRDLQTLESSVPLKTIKSVVDLAVQIGVEGREGKPVGALFVIGDTRNVLKHASNSGVDPFRGYKRQERNLMDARVREDAKEISQLDGAFVIASDGTIERSRQMLEVLHEDLNMSKGLGSRHWAAAAITRRTKAIAVVVSQSTGTVRLYQNGFLKMQIEPMDKGIKWQEIAYKPPSSGEG is encoded by the coding sequence ATGGCAACCCAGCGACTGACCAAACACAACGCACAGATGCTTCGTGCATCGCTTTCGCTGGTCAAAAGCCTTGACGCAGACGCGTTGCTGATTCTGTTAGAGGGGTCGACCGATTGGCAGCGGATCGCCGAAATGGCGAAGGAAGAACAGATCACGGAGACCGTGGTCGTCGCCGTCGATTCGCCCGACGACCTGGACGGTGCCGCGGAAGCCGGGCTGAAACCGCTGGCTCTCAACAAAGAAAAAGCGCCCCTGTTGGAGCGATTGCAGCACGCCCTGCTGGAGGCCGCTGCGGATGAATTGATCAAGATCAACGATGAAGTCGTCGCGCTCTACGGCGGATTTCAACAAGGACGCCTGGATTCCATCAGCCATCTGAAACTCGACGAGCGGATGAGGCGACTCTCCAGCCGGGACCTGCAGACGCTGGAAAGCAGCGTGCCGCTGAAAACCATCAAGTCCGTCGTCGACTTGGCCGTCCAAATTGGCGTCGAAGGACGCGAGGGCAAACCGGTCGGTGCCCTGTTCGTCATCGGCGACACACGCAACGTGCTCAAACACGCCAGCAACAGCGGCGTCGATCCCTTTCGCGGATACAAGCGTCAAGAACGTAATCTGATGGACGCCCGGGTCCGCGAAGACGCCAAAGAAATCTCGCAACTGGACGGCGCGTTCGTCATCGCCAGCGACGGAACGATCGAACGCAGCCGACAGATGCTGGAGGTTCTGCACGAGGACCTCAACATGTCCAAGGGCCTCGGTTCGCGTCACTGGGCCGCCGCCGCGATCACCCGCCGAACGAAAGCCATTGCGGTGGTCGTCAGCCAATCCACCGGCACCGTGCGTCTGTACCAGAACGGATTTCTCAAGATGCAAATCGAGCCGATGGACAAAGGCATCAAGTGGCAAGAGATCGCCTACAAACCACCGTCCTCCGGCGAAGGCTGA
- a CDS encoding family 16 glycoside hydrolase, whose translation MKSMKSWNRTACVGVLATCLFALPSATINAADAAPPSGGKLLLSDSFDREEADPAMEQIGNDWGTNSKSRAKGNKQVDLVDGAMHITRHPVADHGVSVTHEVSFRDATIQLRFKLGEKDDLGINIADMNEKSVHAGHICVARVRLTGLEMTDLKTGPMNLQNREARLNNSLTAAQKALIKSKTKNVKLNLTPDQWHDLQVQIKDDTMRVSVDGEPVGEFQSPGIGHETKSRLRLAVNKSAWVDDVKVWDSAE comes from the coding sequence ATGAAATCAATGAAATCGTGGAACCGCACAGCGTGTGTCGGCGTGCTGGCAACCTGCCTGTTTGCTCTCCCATCTGCAACCATCAACGCCGCTGATGCTGCCCCGCCCTCTGGCGGCAAGCTGTTGTTGTCGGATTCGTTTGATCGCGAGGAAGCCGATCCGGCGATGGAGCAAATCGGCAACGACTGGGGCACCAACAGCAAGTCCCGAGCCAAGGGCAACAAACAAGTCGACTTGGTGGACGGCGCGATGCACATCACGCGACACCCGGTCGCCGACCACGGCGTATCGGTCACGCACGAGGTCTCGTTCCGCGATGCAACCATTCAGTTGCGATTCAAGCTCGGCGAGAAAGACGACTTGGGGATCAATATCGCCGACATGAACGAAAAATCGGTTCACGCCGGACACATCTGCGTAGCGCGTGTTCGCTTGACGGGCCTCGAGATGACGGACTTGAAAACCGGTCCCATGAATCTCCAGAATCGCGAAGCCCGCTTGAACAACTCGTTGACCGCCGCACAAAAAGCGTTGATCAAATCGAAAACCAAAAACGTCAAGCTGAACCTGACGCCCGATCAATGGCACGACTTGCAGGTGCAAATCAAAGACGACACGATGCGAGTGTCCGTCGACGGCGAACCGGTCGGCGAGTTCCAATCCCCGGGCATCGGCCACGAGACCAAAAGCCGCCTCCGTCTGGCCGTGAACAAGTCCGCATGGGTCGACGACGTCAAAGTCTGGGACAGCGCCGAGTAA
- a CDS encoding exonuclease domain-containing protein: MEFASDFTAIDFETASRRSDSACQLAAVVVRAGKIVDERMWMIRPEPFYFSPGNIRIHGIRPERVESEPDFSGHWEEISGYLTDGCLVAHNAAFDMNVLLGCLARHKISVPELEFTCTRLIARRTWPGRRRYGLKPLSEWLGVRFRHHDALEDSIACAKVLLAAGIEKKANDLPSLERRLRIGRGKAGTWGITHPGGKRSSNGKRSAQVAAEDRASYDVTSTPAESRSLSLDLQRLLIRAEFIQPLRGHTVVFSGKLNCMSRDEAMSLTQRCGGKTQMSVDGDTSCLIVGTNVDEMSDSPDSATGPEQAEMDAARALAKSGHKIQIMNEAEFIGLVTSTNAASG, translated from the coding sequence ATGGAGTTCGCATCTGATTTCACCGCGATCGACTTTGAGACCGCGAGTCGTCGTTCGGACAGCGCGTGTCAGTTGGCTGCCGTCGTGGTCCGTGCCGGCAAGATCGTCGACGAGCGGATGTGGATGATACGTCCAGAGCCCTTTTATTTCAGTCCGGGAAACATTCGGATTCATGGCATCCGTCCCGAACGCGTCGAGTCGGAGCCTGATTTTTCTGGTCACTGGGAGGAGATTTCGGGCTACCTGACCGACGGATGCTTGGTCGCCCACAACGCCGCCTTTGACATGAACGTGCTGCTGGGCTGTTTGGCACGCCACAAGATCTCAGTGCCGGAGTTAGAGTTCACTTGCACCCGTTTGATCGCCCGGCGAACTTGGCCCGGTCGGCGTCGTTATGGGCTGAAGCCTTTATCTGAATGGCTGGGGGTTCGGTTTCGACATCACGATGCGTTGGAGGATTCCATCGCATGCGCCAAGGTGTTGTTGGCAGCCGGGATCGAAAAGAAGGCCAATGATCTGCCTAGCTTGGAGCGTCGCTTGCGAATCGGTCGTGGCAAAGCGGGCACATGGGGCATCACCCATCCCGGCGGCAAGCGATCGTCCAACGGCAAACGATCCGCGCAGGTTGCGGCAGAAGATCGAGCGAGCTATGACGTCACGTCCACACCTGCGGAATCGCGATCGTTGTCGCTGGATTTGCAACGCCTGTTGATTCGCGCCGAGTTCATCCAGCCCTTGCGAGGACACACGGTGGTGTTTTCGGGAAAGCTCAATTGCATGAGCCGGGACGAGGCCATGAGTTTGACGCAACGGTGTGGCGGAAAGACGCAAATGAGCGTGGATGGCGATACGAGTTGCCTGATCGTCGGCACGAACGTCGACGAAATGAGCGACTCGCCTGATTCTGCGACTGGTCCAGAACAAGCAGAAATGGATGCAGCTCGCGCATTAGCGAAATCTGGACACAAAATTCAAATCATGAACGAAGCGGAGTTTATCGGGCTGGTGACTTCGACGAACGCGGCAAGCGGCTAA
- a CDS encoding LamG-like jellyroll fold domain-containing protein, with translation MSFLSSQRSITLYPLVKATRVVFSLLVIVILTTLSADSCSAHDGVGDHKHDHDEPKGNVMTTREGTKVLPPTVEQDVFHFIVYGDRTGGVPAGLKVLEQAVQDTNLIDPDLVMTVGDLIQGYNETPEWLAQMKEFKQIMNGLKMPWFPVAGNHDVYWRGNGKPPQGQHDANYEEHFGPLWYSFRHKNAGFIVLYSDEGDPVTNMKSFSSGKLQTMSDEQLAFLDKALAELKHTEHVFVFLHHPRWIGGGYSGGNWDAVHDRLVGAGNVTAVFAGHIHQMRYDGQKDGIEYFALATTGGHLQADIPDAGLLHHFNIVTVRKDRVSVSAIPVGAVIDPKEFTPELLSDIKLARSVIPQQTSPPVQLEIDGSAAATVTMQIENPSERDVVASAILDMASLRSGWQSTLDPKEMTIPAGESIEMSFRLQRGPGNTAGVAMPQVLTQVHYLGETARVRLPEALVPIDLLLSEVPTDYFRNPTPRCLVVSSPASAVRVTADTIKIPDGPMTVEAWVKPDQLSGYRGIIAKTENAEYALFSDEGAPLFDVHLGGRYVSAGSKTLMSTDQWTHLAGVFDGENVSLFVNGHKVASQAGTGKRRTNDLPLIIGADPDGAGQPTREFSGRIDEVRLSKTARYTADFEPETRFEPDSDTVLLLHFDGTVGPFLLDHSTSQAQAIVGTETVLESR, from the coding sequence ATGTCTTTCCTTTCGAGTCAACGTTCCATCACTCTCTATCCGCTCGTGAAAGCGACTCGCGTTGTTTTCTCGTTGCTTGTGATCGTGATACTCACCACTCTGTCCGCCGATTCGTGTTCCGCACACGATGGTGTGGGTGATCACAAACACGATCATGACGAGCCGAAAGGCAACGTAATGACGACCCGCGAGGGGACGAAGGTCTTGCCGCCGACCGTTGAGCAAGACGTCTTTCACTTCATCGTCTACGGCGATCGAACCGGCGGCGTCCCTGCGGGACTGAAGGTCTTGGAGCAAGCCGTCCAGGACACCAATCTGATCGATCCCGATCTCGTGATGACCGTCGGTGACTTGATCCAAGGTTACAACGAGACGCCCGAATGGCTGGCGCAGATGAAAGAGTTCAAGCAGATCATGAACGGCTTAAAAATGCCTTGGTTCCCTGTCGCCGGAAATCACGATGTCTACTGGCGTGGCAACGGCAAGCCTCCTCAGGGACAGCACGACGCGAACTACGAAGAACACTTTGGGCCGCTGTGGTATTCGTTTCGGCACAAGAATGCCGGCTTCATCGTTCTCTACTCGGACGAAGGAGATCCCGTGACGAACATGAAATCGTTTAGCAGTGGTAAGCTGCAGACGATGAGTGATGAGCAACTTGCGTTTCTGGACAAAGCTTTGGCGGAACTCAAGCACACCGAACACGTGTTTGTCTTTCTGCATCACCCGCGATGGATCGGCGGCGGATACAGCGGCGGCAACTGGGACGCCGTACACGATCGACTTGTCGGTGCAGGTAACGTCACGGCCGTGTTTGCCGGACACATTCACCAAATGCGATACGATGGGCAAAAAGATGGCATCGAGTACTTTGCCCTCGCGACCACCGGCGGACACTTGCAAGCCGACATCCCTGATGCGGGACTGCTGCATCATTTTAACATTGTGACCGTCCGCAAAGATCGCGTCAGCGTCAGTGCGATACCCGTCGGCGCAGTGATCGATCCCAAGGAGTTCACGCCTGAACTGCTCAGTGACATCAAACTTGCTCGATCGGTCATTCCCCAGCAAACCAGCCCACCGGTTCAATTGGAAATCGACGGTTCCGCTGCGGCAACGGTGACGATGCAAATCGAAAACCCCAGCGAACGTGATGTCGTGGCCTCCGCTATTTTGGACATGGCTAGCCTGCGAAGCGGTTGGCAGTCGACGTTGGATCCGAAAGAAATGACGATCCCTGCCGGCGAATCGATCGAAATGTCGTTTCGACTGCAACGCGGGCCAGGTAATACCGCAGGTGTGGCCATGCCGCAGGTGCTGACTCAAGTCCACTACTTGGGCGAGACCGCTCGCGTACGTCTGCCGGAAGCACTCGTGCCGATCGATCTGTTGCTGAGCGAAGTACCCACGGATTACTTTCGCAACCCTACGCCACGGTGCCTCGTTGTGAGCAGCCCCGCGTCAGCCGTTCGTGTGACGGCGGACACAATCAAGATTCCTGATGGACCAATGACCGTGGAGGCTTGGGTCAAACCCGATCAGCTTTCGGGCTATCGGGGAATCATTGCCAAGACGGAGAACGCCGAGTACGCGTTGTTTTCGGATGAGGGAGCGCCCTTGTTCGATGTCCATCTCGGTGGCCGTTACGTTTCGGCAGGTTCAAAGACTCTGATGTCGACCGATCAGTGGACGCACCTCGCCGGTGTTTTTGACGGCGAAAACGTTTCCTTGTTCGTGAACGGCCACAAGGTCGCATCGCAAGCGGGAACCGGAAAACGCCGCACGAACGACTTGCCGCTAATCATCGGTGCCGACCCTGATGGTGCCGGCCAGCCGACACGCGAGTTCAGCGGTCGCATCGACGAAGTACGTTTGTCGAAAACCGCTCGATACACCGCGGATTTCGAGCCGGAAACACGATTTGAGCCGGATAGCGACACCGTCTTGCTGCTGCACTTTGATGGAACCGTCGGACCGTTCCTTCTGGATCACAGCACGTCGCAGGCTCAAGCGATCGTGGGTACAGAAACGGTCTTGGAATCCCGGTAG
- a CDS encoding RNA-binding S4 domain-containing protein encodes MTANDNNTASDLNSNPDSDSDGLLAESAAPTQQSNHSEHTDQPLPVMRLDDFLKRCGMAGTGGQAKYWIQAGDVRLNGEVETRRRKQLALGDVIECLGETFTLGPEHFY; translated from the coding sequence ATGACCGCAAACGACAACAACACTGCCAGCGACCTGAACAGTAATCCAGACAGCGATTCGGACGGCTTACTCGCTGAGTCAGCTGCGCCAACCCAGCAGAGTAATCACAGTGAACACACTGATCAGCCATTGCCCGTCATGCGTCTGGATGATTTCCTCAAACGATGCGGCATGGCGGGAACCGGGGGGCAGGCCAAGTACTGGATCCAAGCCGGAGACGTGCGTCTGAACGGCGAGGTCGAAACTCGTCGGCGAAAGCAACTGGCGTTGGGCGACGTGATCGAATGTCTCGGCGAAACGTTCACCCTCGGCCCCGAGCACTTCTATTGA
- a CDS encoding endonuclease/exonuclease/phosphatase family protein, with protein MRSPALRSLNLRRLAASVCFLLPGYVLPTLVLPALILPALILPALILPALILPALILPANVASAADAEPFSIMTWNLEWFYDDFNGDNFSDLAKEMTTPSRAQWDWRRDAIAQSIATASPSVVALQEVENRRVLWYLSRALDREHKQKYTELNIESTDHFTEQDVGFLFRSPLDVLSISQRMQTRQMKASEQYFNLSKHLVGVFEVPLGNQTSGGQTETVIVLNVHLRAKAEAEALRIRQAKLIHYWVASAVAAGENVIVLGDFNTEETGDVTRPDSDLGVACGLHTPQTSDDLVDLHSRIRSPARDTHLLSKSFDRILVSPSLLTDTPGKPDLVFDSITVRQDLVIRGARDTPSQHWDDYWGQPDSDRDLSDHYPVIAKFNVR; from the coding sequence TTGCGATCACCTGCCTTGCGATCACTCAACTTGCGCCGACTGGCCGCGTCCGTTTGCTTCCTGCTGCCCGGCTATGTATTGCCCACGCTGGTACTGCCCGCTCTGATACTGCCCGCTCTGATACTGCCCGCTCTGATACTGCCCGCTCTGATACTGCCCGCTCTGATACTGCCCGCCAACGTCGCCTCCGCCGCTGACGCCGAACCGTTCTCGATCATGACGTGGAACCTGGAATGGTTCTACGACGACTTCAACGGCGACAACTTCAGCGACCTCGCCAAAGAAATGACGACGCCCAGTCGTGCTCAATGGGATTGGCGTCGTGATGCGATCGCCCAAAGCATCGCGACGGCCAGCCCCAGCGTGGTGGCTTTGCAAGAAGTCGAGAACCGTCGCGTGCTGTGGTATCTCTCTCGAGCCCTGGATCGCGAGCACAAACAGAAATACACCGAACTGAATATCGAGAGCACCGACCACTTCACCGAACAGGATGTCGGTTTCCTCTTCCGCTCGCCGCTGGATGTGTTATCGATCTCGCAACGGATGCAGACACGTCAAATGAAAGCGTCCGAGCAGTACTTCAATCTTTCCAAACACTTGGTCGGCGTCTTTGAAGTCCCGCTGGGAAACCAAACATCTGGCGGGCAAACCGAAACGGTGATCGTGCTGAATGTTCACTTGCGAGCCAAGGCGGAAGCGGAAGCGTTGCGGATTCGTCAAGCAAAGCTGATTCACTACTGGGTCGCTTCAGCCGTCGCCGCGGGCGAAAACGTCATCGTCTTGGGTGATTTCAACACCGAAGAAACAGGTGACGTGACGCGTCCGGACAGCGATCTCGGTGTCGCATGCGGTCTTCACACGCCGCAAACGAGTGACGATTTGGTCGATCTCCACTCCCGAATCCGTTCGCCGGCACGCGACACGCACTTGCTGAGCAAATCCTTTGACAGGATCCTGGTCAGCCCTTCGCTGTTGACCGACACGCCGGGCAAGCCGGACTTGGTGTTCGATTCGATTACGGTTCGCCAAGACTTGGTCATCCGTGGTGCTCGTGATACTCCATCACAGCATTGGGACGACTATTGGGGGCAACCCGACAGCGACCGCGACCTGAGTGACCACTATCCCGTGATCGCAAAGTTCAACGTCCGATGA
- a CDS encoding GspE/PulE family protein — MENRFANLPVHSAQYAVQAIDAVLADAITSKASDIHLQPRADGWEVLYRIDGVLAPVGALARHSDCDPVTRLMVLAGLPTYRDTQPMEGRLNWTSSTVATENDGDVSMRLGVFPSVHGPRAVVRLLRRNDQFDSIESLGLPDRVREQLITMSERTSGAVLLAGPAGSGKTTTMYAMLRRIAGMRPRRSVVTIEDPVESLIDSISQSEINRGGGMTLASALRSAVRQDSEVLLVSEIRDPETAQAVMQASLTGHLIFSSIHAGDIPAALRRLVQFGVPPHAIRSGIGAVVCQRLLRRLCSSCHGNGCDACSDTGYHGRLPIAGALTLDGIDPIGDALADSLERGDSLGAMRQCMVDAAASSGMDDLRSCAESYVQQGWTDEKEVYRVLGG, encoded by the coding sequence GTGGAAAACCGCTTCGCAAACCTCCCCGTCCATTCCGCTCAATATGCGGTGCAAGCGATCGATGCCGTCTTGGCCGATGCGATCACCTCCAAAGCGAGCGATATCCATTTGCAGCCGCGTGCCGATGGCTGGGAAGTGCTGTATCGAATCGATGGCGTGCTGGCTCCGGTCGGCGCGCTTGCCCGGCACAGTGATTGCGATCCCGTCACGCGGTTGATGGTCCTGGCGGGGCTGCCGACTTATCGCGACACCCAGCCGATGGAAGGCCGGTTGAACTGGACATCGTCGACGGTCGCGACCGAAAACGATGGCGATGTGTCGATGCGACTGGGGGTCTTTCCCAGCGTCCACGGACCGCGAGCCGTTGTCCGGCTGTTGCGTCGCAACGACCAGTTCGACTCCATCGAGTCACTGGGATTGCCCGACCGTGTTCGCGAGCAACTGATCACGATGAGCGAGCGAACAAGTGGCGCGGTGCTGTTGGCGGGGCCGGCCGGTAGCGGCAAGACGACGACGATGTACGCGATGTTGCGTCGTATTGCAGGCATGCGTCCTCGACGCAGTGTGGTCACGATCGAAGATCCGGTGGAATCGCTGATCGATTCGATCAGTCAAAGCGAGATCAATCGCGGCGGCGGGATGACGCTGGCAAGCGCATTGCGAAGCGCCGTCAGGCAAGACAGTGAAGTGTTGCTGGTCAGCGAAATCCGCGATCCGGAAACCGCCCAAGCCGTGATGCAAGCGTCCTTGACCGGTCACTTGATTTTTTCATCCATCCACGCGGGCGACATCCCTGCGGCGCTGCGACGTCTGGTGCAGTTCGGTGTTCCCCCGCATGCGATCCGTAGCGGGATCGGCGCGGTCGTCTGTCAACGCTTGCTGAGACGTCTGTGTTCGTCGTGTCACGGCAACGGTTGCGATGCATGCTCGGACACCGGCTATCATGGCCGATTGCCGATCGCCGGCGCGCTGACGCTCGACGGCATCGACCCGATCGGCGACGCGTTGGCCGACAGCTTGGAGCGAGGTGACTCACTGGGTGCGATGCGTCAGTGCATGGTCGATGCGGCCGCCAGCAGCGGGATGGATGATCTGCGATCCTGTGCGGAGTCGTATGTCCAGCAAGGCTGGACGGACGAGAAAGAGGTCTACCGCGTGCTGGGTGGTTAG